From a region of the Oryzias melastigma strain HK-1 linkage group LG4, ASM292280v2, whole genome shotgun sequence genome:
- the LOC118598722 gene encoding zinc finger BED domain-containing protein 4-like, whose product MSAVWTFFTIDENDTAIANCNTCKMKVSRGGKEKAAFNTTNLIRHLKNKHPQRYTEFAKSSQPPRTTQPTLLQTLKKKEKMPRDGEKAQAIISKISQMIAISDQPFAFVDNPGLIMLLDFLEPRFEMPSRHYFTEKALPALQKKVKDKLLGLLKDVPFISFTTDIWSSSVAPMSLLSLTAQWVDSAFVLRHATLHAQEFRGSHTAERIKEAVEKMLTNWGIDKQRVHVILRDNAANMKRAMSEMGVRSAGCVAHLCQLCVHEGVLAQRSVTDTLAIARKIVGHFKHSPLAYSRLEDIQTELNMDIKRLQQDVQTRWNSSLYMLQSLMEQKWPLSVYSTERTLPAVLTAYQWDLMKKVADVLSSFEELTRELPHKSANLTLAKEHLIQELVNKEEKARAVVSEAAAGPDTKAPRLETKTFCKYNNNKPWFTAKLRRLRQDEAYGRGDRDL is encoded by the exons ATGTCGGCTGTATGGACTTTTTTCACCATTGACGAAAATGATACCGCAATTGCAAACTGCAACACGTGCAAGATGAAAGTTTCGAGGGGGGGTAAGGAAAAGGCTGCTTTTAACACGACAAATCTGATCCgacatctaaaaaacaaacatccgcAACGTTACACGGAGTTCGCTAAGTCATCACAGCCACCCAGAACAACACAGCCCACGCTACTTCAGACACtcaagaaaaaagagaaaatgccGCGCGATGGTGAGAAGGCTCAAGCCATAATATCCAAGATTTCCCAGATGATTGCGATAAGTGACCAACCATTCGCCTTCGTAGACAACCCGGGGCTCATCATGTTACTGGACTTCTTGGAGCCCCGTTTTGAGATGCCGTCTCGTCACTATTTCACGGAGAAAGCTCTGCCAGCGCTGCAAAAGAAAGTTAAGGACAAACTTCTGGGCTTGCTAAAGGACGTGCCTTTTATTTCGTTCACCACAGACATTTGGAGTTCGTCTGTTGCTCCAATGTCGCTGTTAAGCCTCACCGCTCAGTGGGTggattctgcttttgttttgcgCCATGCGACCCTGCACGCACAGGAGTTTCGAGGATCCCACACAGCTGAACGAATCAAAGAGGCTGTGGAGAAAATGCTCACGAACTGGGGCATTGACAAACAACGAGTCCACGTCATTTTGCGGGACAATGCAGCAAACATGAAAAGAGCCATGAGTGAGATGGGAGTACGGAGTGCAGGTTGTGTCGCGCACTTATGTCAACTTTGCGTGCACGAAGGTGTACTTGCTCAACGTAGCGTCACAGACACCCTGGCCATTGCGAGGAAGATAGTGGGACACTTTAAACATTCCCCTCTGGCATACTCACGGCTTGAAGACATCCAGACAGAGTTAAACATGGATATTAAGCGCCTGCAACAAGATGTCCAG ACTAGATGGAACAGTAGCCTCTACATGCTACAGAGCCtaatggaacaaaaatggcCTCTCAGCGTTTATTCCACTGAACGCACACTACCAGCTGTTCTGACAGCTTACCAGTGGGATCTGATGAAGAAAGTTGCAGATGTGCTCTCCTCCTTTGAGGAGCTCACAAGGGAG cttCCTCACAAATCAGCTAACCTGACCCTGGCAAAGGAACATCTCATCCAGGAGCTGGtgaacaaagaggaaaaagccAGGGCTGTTGTTTCAGAGGCAGCTGCCGGCCCTGACACCAAAGCACCACGGCTTGAG